In a single window of the Euleptes europaea isolate rEulEur1 chromosome 4, rEulEur1.hap1, whole genome shotgun sequence genome:
- the TUSC1 gene encoding tumor suppressor candidate gene 1 protein: MRRTRTASRHWGCCFCGARVGGRGGSASCSSNSPARRGRGEAGECCVCGGWRGRAGGSPQQLAERYADLASSHAEAVRLGEEREKQSGRLRDENTRLKLENRRLRRENRSLFRQVLTLQQQPPPWTLPLPEREAEPEGGSLAREPELLSDRLAEKGRELGAQAEEGRQV; the protein is encoded by the coding sequence ATGAGGCGCACGCGCACTGCAAGCCGACACTGGGGCTGCTGCTTCTGCGGCGCCCGTGTTGGTGGACGGGGCGGCAGCGCCAGCTGCAGCAGTAACAGCCCCGCGCGGAGGGGTCGCGGGGAGGCAGGGGAGTGCTGCGTCTGCGGCGGTTGGCGGGGCCGAGCGGGCGGCTCGCCCCAGCAGCTGGCGGAGAGATACGCGGACCTGGCGTCCAGCCACGCCGAAGCCGTGAGGTTGGGCGAGGAGCGCGAGAAGCAGAGCGGGCGCCTGCGCGACGAGAATACGCGGCTGAAGCTGGAGAACCGGCGCCTGCGCAGAGAGAACCGGAGCCTCTTCCGCCAGGTGCTGAcgctgcagcagcagccgccgccctGGACCCTCCCCCTTCCAGAgcgggaggcggagcctgaaggcgGGTCTCTCGCGCGCGAGCCGGAGTTGCTCAGCGACCGGCTGGCCGAGAAGGGGCGCGAGCTGGGGGCGCAGGCGGAGGAGGGGCGGCAGGTGTAG